From one Jatrophihabitans sp. genomic stretch:
- a CDS encoding pyridoxamine 5'-phosphate oxidase family protein, whose amino-acid sequence MVGWGEFAEAAPAIASVFTRRHAATGKLCMLATLRSDGYPRISPMEPRVFEGRLWLIGMPGTTKFLDLARDPRFCLHTATVDTQVTDGDAKLWGVVRDVPDTALHQRFAEDLFADIGLDLRGSEFDHFYEADLTSASSVEYTGGHLYVTVWKPGQPERVIRKQ is encoded by the coding sequence ATGGTCGGATGGGGTGAGTTCGCCGAAGCCGCTCCTGCCATCGCTTCCGTCTTCACGCGACGCCACGCGGCGACCGGCAAGCTGTGCATGCTGGCGACGCTGCGTTCGGACGGCTACCCGCGGATCAGCCCGATGGAGCCCAGGGTCTTCGAAGGCCGGCTGTGGCTCATCGGCATGCCGGGCACCACGAAGTTCCTGGACCTGGCCCGCGACCCGCGGTTCTGCCTGCACACCGCCACCGTCGACACCCAGGTGACGGACGGCGACGCCAAGCTCTGGGGCGTGGTGCGCGACGTGCCGGACACGGCGCTGCATCAGCGATTCGCCGAAGACCTGTTCGCCGACATCGGACTCGACCTTCGAGGCAGCGAGTTCGACCATTTCTACGAGGCCGACCTGACCAGCGCGTCATCCGTGGAGTACACCGGCGGCCACCTCTACGTCACGGTCTGGAAGCCTGGGCAGCCCGAACGGGTGATCCGCAAGCAGTGA
- a CDS encoding FAD-dependent oxidoreductase produces the protein MSGMRVRVAGAGVVGLTSALRLAEAGHQVEVIAAGLSESTTSSIAAALWYPYRAYPETAVTRWSAASFAALRALSADPRSGVRLCPGRELFRRPAPDPWWRSAVPELGRVSADQLPEGYLDGYLLTVPVVDMALHLAWLVARLRELGVGVEVQRLDDLDAAFTGVDVVVNCTGLGSRELAGDRTLSPVRGQVVVMEQFGLTEWLLDQSEPAELTYVVPRQSTVILGGTAEEGEADLEVRPAVTEAILARCRALVPEVAQARVLDHRVGVRPARPAVRLETEVRARGPVVHCYGHGGAGVTLSYGCAEDVVEQVRQLGQG, from the coding sequence ATGAGCGGTATGAGAGTGCGAGTGGCCGGCGCCGGCGTGGTGGGGCTGACCAGTGCGCTGCGCCTTGCCGAGGCCGGCCATCAGGTCGAGGTGATCGCGGCCGGGCTGTCGGAGAGCACGACATCCTCGATCGCGGCCGCGCTGTGGTATCCCTACCGGGCCTATCCCGAAACGGCGGTCACCCGCTGGTCGGCGGCCAGCTTCGCCGCCCTGCGAGCGCTGTCGGCCGACCCGCGTTCCGGGGTCAGGCTGTGCCCTGGTCGGGAGCTGTTCCGCAGGCCCGCGCCCGACCCGTGGTGGCGTTCGGCGGTGCCCGAGCTGGGCCGGGTGAGCGCCGACCAGCTGCCCGAGGGCTACCTCGACGGCTACCTCCTCACGGTTCCGGTGGTGGACATGGCGCTGCACCTGGCCTGGCTCGTCGCCCGGCTGCGCGAGCTCGGGGTGGGCGTCGAGGTTCAGCGCCTGGATGACCTGGATGCCGCGTTCACCGGTGTCGACGTTGTGGTGAACTGCACCGGGCTGGGATCGCGCGAGCTGGCGGGGGATCGGACGCTCAGCCCGGTGCGCGGGCAGGTCGTCGTCATGGAGCAGTTCGGTCTCACCGAATGGCTGCTGGACCAGAGCGAACCGGCTGAGCTGACCTACGTGGTGCCGAGGCAAAGCACGGTGATCCTGGGCGGAACCGCGGAGGAGGGCGAGGCGGACCTCGAGGTCCGGCCGGCCGTGACCGAGGCGATCCTGGCCAGGTGCCGGGCGCTGGTGCCCGAGGTGGCGCAGGCCCGGGTCCTCGACCATCGGGTCGGAGTACGGCCGGCGCGTCCCGCCGTGCGGCTGGAGACCGAGGTCCGGGCCCGCGGTCCGGTGGTGCACTGCTACGGCCACGGCGGCGCCGGGGTGACGCTGTCCTACGGCTGCGCCGAGGACGTCGTCGAGCAGGTTCGCCAGCTCGGTCAAGGGTGA